A genomic stretch from Candidatus Woesearchaeota archaeon includes:
- a CDS encoding DMT family transporter, whose translation MVDITQFGNLNYTFIAILSSLFAAIANILARTLLKDISTKDILGINFLIMSATLLLFSPSFYYFKVTPYSLFLLLTIAAIDLIANYFYFKSFENAEASIVTPLLSITPMFAFFFGWMLIGDAVSIKQLLLGTAIVGLIIYFSFDFSKKTKLTGESKGILYAIIASLLFGLSAIPSKILLSKLEAINPLSLYMLRGAIIGLLAIMIFKVDLSKITPSHFRIIVVRGLFVITQWALLYFALFKGKVGVSITLANITPIFVFILSIIFLKEKPTWKKALAAAMVLVLSFML comes from the coding sequence ATGGTTGATATTACGCAGTTTGGAAACCTGAATTATACGTTTATTGCTATTTTATCATCATTATTCGCAGCAATAGCTAACATTCTTGCAAGAACGCTATTGAAAGACATTTCAACAAAAGATATTTTAGGTATTAATTTCTTAATTATGTCGGCAACCTTATTGCTATTTTCACCGTCATTCTATTATTTTAAAGTAACACCCTATTCATTATTTTTATTGCTGACAATTGCAGCTATTGACCTTATTGCAAACTATTTTTATTTTAAATCATTTGAAAATGCAGAAGCATCAATAGTGACACCGTTATTGTCAATAACACCAATGTTTGCTTTTTTCTTTGGCTGGATGTTAATTGGCGATGCAGTAAGCATAAAACAATTATTATTAGGAACTGCAATCGTAGGTTTAATCATTTATTTTTCATTTGATTTTTCAAAGAAAACTAAATTAACAGGAGAAAGCAAAGGAATATTATATGCAATAATCGCATCACTATTGTTTGGATTATCCGCAATTCCGAGTAAAATATTGCTAAGCAAATTAGAAGCAATAAATCCATTGTCATTATACATGCTGCGAGGAGCAATTATTGGATTGCTTGCAATCATGATTTTCAAAGTAGATCTCAGTAAAATTACGCCATCACATTTCAGAATCATAGTTGTCAGGGGATTATTTGTCATTACACAATGGGCTTTATTGTATTTTGCTTTGTTCAAAGGAAAAGTTGGCGTAAGCATTACCTTAGCCAATATTACGCCCATTTTCGTATTCATCCTCAGCATAATATTCCTGAAAGAAAAACCAACCTGGAAAAAGGCATTGGCAGCAGCAATGGTATTGGTATTGTCGTTTATGTTATAG
- a CDS encoding type II toxin-antitoxin system VapC family toxin: MENICLDTDVLVDFLRNKFYAVDYIDSNRHHNLCTTIVNLFELYHGAKISAKQQENLEKIKILEKNITILNFSALSVEIVSDFSSFLKKKGTVIDTKDLFIGALAFEHKCTLKTNNIKHFNQIPGLNIC; the protein is encoded by the coding sequence ATGGAAAACATTTGCTTAGATACTGATGTGCTAGTGGATTTTTTGAGAAATAAGTTTTATGCAGTAGATTATATAGACTCCAATAGGCATCATAATCTTTGTACCACTATTGTTAATCTTTTTGAGCTTTATCATGGAGCAAAAATATCTGCAAAACAACAAGAAAACTTAGAAAAAATTAAAATTCTTGAAAAAAATATTACTATCTTGAACTTTTCAGCTTTATCAGTTGAAATTGTTAGTGATTTCTCATCGTTTCTTAAAAAGAAAGGAACAGTTATTGATACTAAAGATCTATTTATTGGTGCACTTGCATTTGAGCATAAATGTACTTTGAAAACAAACAATATTAAGCATTTTAATCAAATTCCTGGTTTAAACATTTGTTAA
- a CDS encoding ATP-binding protein: protein MDDLQQIFSLMNPWWEKKEFSAGLTREKYLSLMKQELQTKQIVFLSGLRRVGKTTLLKQLIHYLLSTTEPKRIFYLTMDFISFKDKTIHQLVEEYRKMHSIGLETPIYVFLDEVTQSSSFEQELKNFYDLENIKFFASSSSASLLKSKNNYLVGRSLIIEVLPLDFTEFLQFKNINILPSEQYLLESYFEEYLKIGGMPEYVLTQDVNCLKNTIEQILYKDIIAYHNIKEKDIVEKMFQLLCERAGKTITLSKLARVLSVSVDTIRRFLEYFKDTFLFYSIDRYAKSLNEKIHSPKKLYIADVGIRNAFVGFKDKGSLVENLVYLKIKQYPLYYYFENNKEIDFIILIKKKTIAIEVKYKKKIEEKELEFFEKSSFSKKILVKQFKDIEDINNVIIS, encoded by the coding sequence ATGGATGATTTACAACAGATATTTTCATTAATGAATCCTTGGTGGGAGAAAAAGGAGTTTTCTGCAGGTCTTACAAGGGAAAAATACCTTAGTTTGATGAAACAAGAGCTTCAAACAAAACAAATAGTATTTCTCTCAGGTCTGCGAAGAGTAGGAAAAACAACCTTATTAAAGCAGCTTATCCACTATTTGCTTTCGACAACAGAACCTAAGAGAATTTTCTATCTGACTATGGATTTTATTTCTTTTAAAGATAAAACAATACACCAATTGGTTGAAGAATATAGAAAAATGCATAGTATTGGTTTGGAAACACCCATTTATGTTTTTTTAGATGAAGTAACACAATCATCATCTTTTGAGCAGGAATTAAAAAACTTTTATGATCTTGAAAATATTAAATTTTTTGCATCTTCATCATCAGCATCATTGCTTAAATCAAAAAATAATTATCTTGTTGGCAGGTCATTAATCATTGAAGTTCTTCCGTTAGATTTTACTGAATTTCTTCAATTTAAAAATATCAATATACTACCATCAGAACAGTATTTACTTGAAAGCTACTTTGAAGAATATCTCAAAATAGGAGGTATGCCAGAATATGTGCTTACTCAAGATGTAAACTGTTTAAAAAATACTATCGAACAAATACTCTATAAAGATATTATTGCCTATCATAATATTAAAGAAAAAGATATTGTTGAGAAAATGTTTCAATTACTTTGTGAACGAGCTGGCAAAACAATAACCCTGTCTAAGCTTGCGAGAGTGCTTTCAGTAAGTGTTGATACCATACGGAGATTTCTTGAATATTTTAAAGATACTTTTTTGTTTTATTCAATTGATAGGTATGCAAAATCTCTTAATGAAAAAATTCATTCTCCCAAAAAATTGTACATTGCAGATGTAGGTATACGAAATGCTTTTGTTGGATTTAAAGATAAAGGAAGCTTAGTTGAAAATTTAGTATATCTTAAGATTAAACAGTATCCTCTATACTATTATTTTGAAAACAATAAAGAGATTGATTTTATCATACTAATTAAAAAGAAAACAATTGCCATAGAAGTAAAATATAAAAAGAAGATTGAAGAAAAAGAGTTAGAATTCTTTGAAAAGTCCTCATTTTCTAAAAAGATTCTTGTGAAACAGTTTAAAGATATTGAAGATATTAATAATGTAATTATATCTTAA
- a CDS encoding MBL fold metallo-hydrolase: MKIQFLGAAREVGRSCILVDDTYLLDCGIKISSEGQEYPQLPNVAKIKAAFLSHGHLDHCGAFPYFNFKGLNCNIYCTSMTKKIAKILLHDSIHIEMLSTREPAYSEDNISNVLGLMNEVKFHHPFSIEKGTAEFLDAGHIPGSSSVLLTINDKKILYTGDINTSTTNLMEGLRYQLQDIEVMICETTYGDREHPDRNESENNFLNGIEATLKQKGKVLIPCFSVGRAQEVILMLGKRKINVPIYVDGMAKKVTKIVLQQPEYLRNGHALRKASEAIKTIKSSRQRAEVVKEQCIVVTTSGMCVGGPVLDYIKLLYHDEKTGIFLTGYQAEGSNGRLLMEEQKAFVDGMMLNVKCHIEKFDFSAHCGRKELVALINDIQPKHLILNHGDEEAMESIKKEFSKKMKVYTPELNQTITIV; this comes from the coding sequence ATGAAAATACAGTTTCTTGGAGCAGCTAGAGAAGTAGGAAGAAGTTGCATCTTAGTAGATGACACCTACTTATTAGACTGCGGCATCAAAATTAGTTCTGAAGGACAGGAATATCCACAGCTGCCAAATGTAGCCAAAATAAAAGCAGCTTTTCTCAGCCATGGGCACCTTGATCATTGCGGCGCGTTTCCTTATTTTAATTTCAAAGGACTTAATTGCAATATTTACTGCACTTCTATGACAAAAAAAATTGCAAAAATTCTTCTCCATGATTCTATTCACATTGAAATGCTTTCAACAAGAGAGCCTGCTTATTCAGAGGATAACATCAGCAATGTATTGGGTTTGATGAATGAAGTTAAATTCCATCACCCTTTTTCCATAGAAAAAGGCACTGCTGAGTTTTTAGACGCCGGCCATATTCCTGGAAGTTCTTCAGTGCTTTTAACCATTAACGATAAAAAAATATTATACACGGGAGATATTAATACATCAACCACTAATTTGATGGAGGGATTAAGATATCAGCTTCAGGATATTGAAGTGATGATTTGTGAAACAACCTATGGAGATAGAGAACATCCTGACAGAAATGAAAGTGAAAATAATTTTCTTAATGGTATTGAAGCAACACTAAAACAAAAAGGAAAAGTGCTTATCCCCTGCTTTTCTGTTGGCAGAGCACAAGAAGTGATCTTAATGCTCGGCAAAAGAAAAATCAATGTTCCTATATATGTAGATGGTATGGCAAAAAAAGTGACAAAGATAGTATTGCAGCAGCCTGAGTATCTTAGGAATGGCCATGCATTGCGAAAAGCATCAGAGGCAATAAAAACCATAAAAAGCTCTCGACAAAGAGCAGAAGTAGTAAAAGAACAATGCATTGTAGTAACAACCTCTGGTATGTGCGTTGGCGGACCAGTATTGGATTACATTAAATTATTATATCATGATGAGAAAACAGGCATTTTTCTTACAGGATATCAAGCTGAAGGTAGCAACGGAAGATTATTGATGGAAGAGCAAAAAGCCTTTGTTGATGGGATGATGTTAAATGTAAAATGCCATATTGAAAAATTTGATTTTTCAGCGCATTGTGGAAGAAAAGAATTAGTAGCATTGATTAATGACATACAACCAAAGCATCTCATCCTAAACCATGGTGATGAAGAAGCTATGGAAAGCATCAAAAAAGAATTCAGCAAGAAGATGAAGGTGTACACACCGGAATTAAATCAGACAATTACCATAGTATAA
- a CDS encoding NAAT family transporter: MPEIEFAVLIFWFTSLFSIVNPISAAIISLGFMKNYTHQERKEVAKRAAIIASVVLIIFSLAGNAVFRFFSVSLEALYIGGGICICLIGFRMLNPHEFHKRLHPEVHAEALKKDDVSVMPLAVPLLSGPGAIATTILISSKITTTTERALLGMVIVVLGILIYLCIGNADRIDKFLGKTGAKTVEKIMGIIIVTIGIQFILNGITKYAFLTFGI, from the coding sequence ATGCCTGAAATCGAGTTTGCGGTGTTGATCTTCTGGTTTACTTCGTTGTTCTCTATAGTTAATCCTATATCTGCTGCTATTATTAGTTTAGGTTTTATGAAAAATTATACGCATCAAGAAAGAAAAGAAGTTGCAAAAAGAGCTGCAATAATAGCAAGTGTTGTTTTAATCATTTTTAGTTTAGCAGGCAATGCCGTCTTCAGATTTTTTAGTGTGAGCCTGGAAGCGCTCTATATTGGTGGAGGGATTTGTATTTGCTTGATTGGGTTTAGGATGCTCAATCCTCATGAATTTCATAAAAGATTGCATCCTGAAGTGCATGCAGAAGCATTGAAAAAAGATGATGTTTCAGTGATGCCACTGGCAGTGCCGTTGCTTTCTGGTCCTGGCGCCATAGCTACAACCATATTGATAAGCTCAAAGATAACAACAACTACAGAACGGGCATTATTAGGTATGGTTATTGTAGTATTAGGAATTTTAATATACCTTTGTATTGGAAACGCTGATCGGATTGATAAATTTCTAGGAAAAACTGGGGCAAAAACTGTAGAAAAAATCATGGGAATTATTATTGTCACCATAGGAATTCAGTTTATTCTCAATGGAATTACAAAATATGCATTCTTAACATTTGGAATTTAA
- a CDS encoding tRNA uridine(34) 5-carboxymethylaminomethyl modification radical SAM/GNAT enzyme Elp3 codes for METDFYREIIEAVKNKKLEPENLNKIKRELSKKYKLGYIPTNIEILLRAKKTEREKLKALQLKPTRSISGVANVAIMSAPYACPPQAQCTFCPGGPNSQFGTVPKSYTGHEPSTMRGIRNDYDPYLQVFNRIQQYVLLGHSFDKIELIIMGGTFTSYSKVYQEKFIKYALKAMNDFSDLFFIEKRFNIEKFKEFFELPGDIEDHERAAKIKEKLLKIKGDSALDKEQQRNEKANIKCVGLTLESRSDYLKKDYANYILELGCTRVEIGIQSVYEKPLIMVKRGNTTQDNIEAIRDLKDLGFKINLHYMLGLPGIKDKKEDLEGMKQLFSNPDYKPDMLKIYPCMVFKGTPLYEEYVKGNYKPYSTEEAAKMIAAFKPFVGRYCRIMRVNRDIPSKMNEAGIDKTNLRQYVDQFNHHCKCIRCREVGHVYKKTGKKPEKIACIIEEYEASKGKEFFISYEDKEQDILLGFIRMRFPSRILRKEITKTSALIRELHVYGSAVMIGKKESLSITSIAQHKGLGKKLLKNAETIAKKQGKDKIVIIAALGTREYYRKLGYRKEGPYMIKKLRVSLSVE; via the coding sequence ATGGAAACAGATTTTTATCGAGAGATAATTGAAGCAGTAAAAAATAAAAAATTAGAACCAGAAAACTTAAACAAAATAAAGCGTGAACTTTCAAAAAAATATAAATTAGGATATATTCCAACAAATATTGAAATTTTATTAAGAGCTAAAAAAACTGAGCGCGAGAAATTAAAAGCATTGCAATTAAAACCAACACGTTCTATTTCTGGGGTTGCAAACGTAGCAATTATGTCTGCGCCATATGCCTGCCCTCCGCAAGCGCAATGCACCTTCTGCCCTGGAGGTCCAAACTCGCAGTTTGGGACAGTTCCTAAATCATATACAGGCCATGAGCCAAGCACGATGAGAGGAATCAGAAATGACTATGATCCTTATTTACAAGTGTTTAATCGTATTCAGCAATATGTTTTGCTGGGGCATAGCTTTGATAAAATTGAATTAATTATTATGGGTGGCACATTTACCAGTTACAGCAAAGTGTATCAGGAAAAGTTTATCAAATACGCTTTAAAAGCAATGAATGATTTTTCTGATCTTTTTTTTATTGAAAAAAGATTCAATATCGAAAAATTCAAGGAATTTTTCGAGCTGCCTGGAGATATTGAAGACCATGAGCGTGCAGCAAAAATTAAAGAAAAATTGCTTAAAATAAAAGGAGACAGCGCGTTAGATAAAGAACAGCAGCGTAATGAAAAAGCAAATATAAAATGTGTTGGATTAACTTTGGAATCACGATCCGATTATTTGAAAAAAGATTATGCAAATTACATTCTTGAGCTTGGCTGCACAAGAGTTGAAATAGGAATACAGTCAGTGTATGAAAAACCTTTGATCATGGTAAAAAGGGGTAATACAACGCAAGATAATATAGAAGCAATCCGAGATCTGAAAGATCTCGGATTTAAAATAAACCTTCATTATATGTTAGGATTGCCTGGTATTAAAGACAAAAAGGAAGATCTTGAAGGTATGAAACAGTTATTTTCTAATCCTGATTACAAACCTGATATGTTAAAGATATATCCATGTATGGTGTTCAAAGGAACACCATTGTATGAAGAGTATGTTAAAGGAAACTATAAACCATACAGTACTGAAGAAGCTGCTAAAATGATTGCAGCATTCAAGCCTTTTGTCGGCCGTTATTGCAGAATAATGAGAGTTAACCGTGACATTCCTTCTAAAATGAACGAAGCAGGAATTGATAAAACCAATTTACGTCAGTATGTAGACCAGTTTAATCATCACTGCAAATGTATAAGATGCAGAGAAGTTGGCCACGTTTATAAAAAAACAGGAAAAAAACCTGAAAAGATAGCATGTATTATTGAAGAATATGAAGCAAGCAAAGGAAAAGAATTCTTTATTTCATATGAAGATAAAGAACAAGATATTCTGCTCGGATTTATCAGAATGCGATTCCCGAGCAGAATATTAAGAAAGGAGATTACTAAAACAAGTGCTTTAATCAGAGAGCTTCATGTGTATGGATCTGCAGTAATGATTGGAAAAAAAGAATCGTTATCCATAACAAGTATTGCACAGCATAAAGGTTTAGGAAAAAAACTATTGAAAAATGCGGAAACTATTGCAAAGAAACAGGGAAAAGATAAAATAGTAATAATCGCAGCATTAGGAACAAGAGAATACTATCGAAAATTAGGTTATAGAAAAGAAGGACCATATATGATAAAGAAACTTAGAGTTTCTTTATCAGTCGAGTAG
- a CDS encoding leucyl aminopeptidase, with protein sequence MITIKQQPDSNVLIIPLFKGKVPKLNTTLSKILYYNKTFAEEDKFNTTFIERETIIFAGLGEENKLTQEKARIFGSKVYGFLKSKEIKEASLIEFSSKAEILQGFAEGWHLAGYAFDKYKKEKEKRVENLTYVSKEKKLQENLDNAAKITEGVMITRDLVNEIPSTAHPKYIADYTKKLFVKSSKVKVKILGKPEIERLKMGCLLGVSRGSPGEPQVVIIEYTGLKSSKKHHVLVGKGVTYDSGGLNLKPTGFLETMKDDMGGAAAIIGAIKAIENLNVPINITGILGCVENLIGSNAYKPGDVLISAAGKSVEVANTDAEGRLVLSDCLHYATTLKPEAIIDLATLTGAALVVMGKNFACVMGNNQKMINEVIKAGEECHERSWELPLYDEFKEDIKGSIADLKNLGKPKGEAGTIAGGIFLQEFVDKYPWVHIDIAGPVWSDSQKNYIPEGATGFGVRLLVQHFTNLTHK encoded by the coding sequence ATGATAACAATTAAGCAACAACCTGATAGCAATGTATTAATTATCCCATTATTCAAAGGAAAAGTGCCTAAATTAAATACAACACTTTCAAAAATTCTTTACTACAACAAAACTTTTGCTGAGGAAGACAAATTTAATACGACGTTTATTGAGAGAGAAACAATCATCTTCGCTGGTTTAGGAGAAGAAAATAAATTAACACAGGAAAAAGCGCGTATTTTCGGTTCAAAAGTATATGGTTTTCTTAAAAGCAAGGAAATTAAAGAAGCTTCTCTGATTGAATTTTCATCAAAAGCTGAAATACTACAGGGATTTGCAGAAGGCTGGCATTTGGCAGGATATGCCTTTGATAAATATAAAAAAGAAAAAGAAAAAAGAGTTGAAAACTTAACCTATGTTTCAAAAGAAAAAAAACTGCAGGAAAATCTTGATAATGCTGCAAAAATAACTGAAGGAGTTATGATTACTCGTGATCTTGTTAATGAAATTCCTTCAACAGCGCATCCAAAATATATTGCAGATTATACAAAAAAATTATTTGTAAAAAGTAGTAAAGTAAAGGTTAAGATTCTTGGAAAGCCAGAAATTGAAAGATTAAAAATGGGTTGTTTACTAGGTGTAAGCAGAGGTTCTCCTGGAGAACCGCAAGTAGTTATTATTGAATATACTGGATTGAAATCTTCCAAAAAACACCATGTTCTTGTAGGAAAAGGTGTTACCTATGACAGCGGTGGCTTAAACTTAAAACCGACAGGTTTCTTAGAAACCATGAAAGATGATATGGGCGGAGCAGCAGCGATTATTGGCGCTATAAAGGCAATAGAAAACTTGAATGTACCAATAAATATTACCGGCATCTTAGGTTGTGTTGAAAACCTGATTGGAAGCAATGCTTATAAGCCAGGAGATGTCTTAATCAGTGCCGCTGGTAAAAGTGTAGAAGTCGCAAATACTGATGCTGAAGGCAGATTAGTTTTAAGTGATTGCCTGCACTATGCTACAACATTAAAACCTGAAGCAATTATAGATCTTGCAACATTAACAGGTGCTGCGCTTGTAGTGATGGGAAAGAATTTTGCTTGTGTTATGGGTAATAATCAAAAAATGATTAATGAAGTCATCAAAGCAGGCGAAGAATGCCATGAACGTTCATGGGAGCTGCCGCTTTATGATGAATTCAAAGAGGATATTAAAGGTAGTATTGCTGATCTCAAGAATTTAGGAAAACCTAAAGGAGAAGCTGGTACTATTGCAGGAGGGATATTCTTACAAGAATTTGTAGACAAGTACCCTTGGGTTCATATTGATATAGCTGGTCCTGTATGGTCAGACAGCCAAAAAAATTATATACCTGAAGGTGCTACTGGCTTTGGAGTAAGGTTATTAGTCCAACATTTTACCAATCTTACTCATAAGTAA